One Acidobacteriota bacterium DNA segment encodes these proteins:
- a CDS encoding EVE domain-containing protein, whose protein sequence is MATRFWLFKSDPDEFGLSHLMKCPEQTTLWDGVRNYQARNYMREMKSGDGVLFYHSQTKPPAVVAIAKVVREAYPDPTQFDPLSKYHDAKSSRDEPRWSVVDIRLESALDRAVTLPEMREEPALTDMELLRKGSRLSIQPVRSAEWKRIRAMGRRQAPKA, encoded by the coding sequence ATGGCGACCCGATTTTGGTTATTCAAATCCGACCCCGACGAATTCGGGCTGAGCCATTTAATGAAGTGTCCGGAGCAGACGACACTCTGGGACGGCGTCCGTAACTATCAGGCTCGCAACTACATGCGGGAAATGAAGTCCGGCGACGGCGTCCTGTTTTATCACTCCCAGACCAAGCCGCCGGCGGTGGTCGCCATCGCGAAGGTCGTACGCGAGGCCTACCCCGATCCCACCCAGTTCGATCCCCTCAGCAAGTACCACGACGCCAAGTCTTCGAGGGATGAGCCTCGGTGGAGTGTGGTCGATATCCGTCTGGAGTCGGCCCTCGATCGGGCCGTGACGCTCCCGGAGATGCGTGAAGAGCCGGCGCTGACCGACATGGAACTGCTCAGAAAGGGCAGCCGGCTCTCGATCCAGCCGGTTCGATCCGCCGAGTGGAAGCGTATCCGAGCCATGGGGCGACGGCAGGCCCCGAAAGCCTGA
- a CDS encoding ATP-binding protein, producing the protein MNNRDDPWPLRRREFAIRVRRHFPSTKTSLNEGVNTIIGVARKCGCTEDQETDLEIALREALANAMIHGNAFEKDKTIFVRAYGSDLKKLLILVRDEGEGFDPTDVPDPRNEDRMHLHHGRGLFLMRELMDIVEFRRNGREVLIYKQF; encoded by the coding sequence GTGAACAATCGAGACGATCCGTGGCCGCTCCGGCGGCGTGAGTTCGCGATCCGCGTTCGGCGTCACTTTCCCAGTACGAAGACCTCCCTCAACGAAGGCGTCAACACGATCATCGGCGTTGCCCGCAAATGCGGCTGCACGGAGGATCAGGAGACCGACCTCGAGATCGCGCTCCGAGAGGCGTTGGCCAACGCGATGATTCACGGCAACGCGTTCGAGAAGGACAAGACCATCTTCGTTCGCGCGTACGGATCCGATTTGAAAAAGTTGTTGATCCTCGTACGTGACGAGGGTGAAGGCTTCGACCCGACCGATGTACCCGACCCCCGGAATGAAGATCGAATGCATCTTCACCACGGGCGCGGCCTGTTCCTGATGCGCGAGTTGATGGATATCGTCGAGTTCCGACGAAACGGACGCGAAGTCCTCATCTACAAACAGTTCTAG
- a CDS encoding heavy metal-binding domain-containing protein: protein MIITPSASVAQHRLAKSFGLVKGNTIRARHLGKDIVAGLKGLVGGEIEEYTKMMSEAREQAIDRMKLEAEALGANAIVDLRFATSYIMGGASEIMAYGTAVRLEDEA from the coding sequence ATGATCATCACACCGTCGGCGTCGGTGGCGCAGCATCGCCTCGCCAAGAGCTTCGGCCTGGTCAAGGGCAATACGATCCGGGCCCGTCATCTTGGCAAGGACATCGTTGCCGGCTTGAAGGGTCTCGTCGGCGGCGAGATAGAGGAATACACAAAAATGATGTCCGAGGCGCGTGAGCAGGCGATCGACCGCATGAAGCTCGAGGCCGAGGCGCTGGGTGCAAACGCGATCGTCGATCTACGCTTCGCGACGTCCTACATCATGGGCGGTGCGTCGGAGATCATGGCGTATGGTACGGCGGTTCGCCTGGAGGACGAGGCCTAG
- a CDS encoding sigma-70 family RNA polymerase sigma factor gives METLLSEQPGVTERDLILRTQRGETAAFGDLVNRYMRRAYFAALGFVGSSEDAYDLSQDAFVRAFNARDRINPDMPFYTWFYQILRRLCYNFNRDRKLHREKLKQAKPWLEDHAGWLADQRNPHQQVQRVDLQKRVQEGIASLGEKDREILVLKEFEDLKYREIAELLDIPIGTVMSRLYSARRHLATALEEEG, from the coding sequence ATGGAGACACTCTTGTCCGAGCAGCCCGGTGTAACCGAGCGCGATCTGATCCTGCGCACCCAGCGTGGTGAGACCGCGGCATTCGGCGATCTGGTCAACCGCTACATGCGTCGCGCGTACTTCGCGGCGCTCGGGTTCGTCGGTTCGTCCGAGGACGCCTACGATCTTTCGCAAGATGCATTCGTCCGAGCGTTCAACGCCCGCGATCGCATCAACCCCGACATGCCGTTCTACACCTGGTTCTACCAGATCCTTCGGCGACTCTGTTACAACTTCAATCGCGATCGCAAACTGCATCGTGAGAAGTTGAAGCAGGCCAAGCCCTGGCTCGAGGATCACGCCGGCTGGTTGGCGGATCAGCGGAATCCCCACCAGCAGGTCCAACGGGTTGACCTGCAGAAGCGGGTTCAAGAGGGGATCGCCTCTCTCGGCGAGAAGGATCGAGAGATTCTCGTCCTGAAAGAGTTTGAGGACCTGAAGTATCGCGAGATCGCCGAGTTGCTCGACATTCCCATCGGAACCGTCATGTCGCGTCTCTATTCCGCCCGGCGTCATCTGGCGACCGCGCTAGAGGAAGAAGGATGA
- a CDS encoding SNF2-related protein — protein sequence MWKVGDRVRHRFNPELGPGLVESVSGRTISLFFPTSGSRLQLAASTDALTELVLRVGVRAAPLDDADGGPGIVMELTEDGFAVLDDGRRMAAEGLWPIQVGDSLFERLAVGDVGRMDAFAMRLEMLHLTSIREADGLGSFLGGRIQLFPHQLHVAERATQADPVRWLLADEVGLGKTVEACLILNYLVRTRRADRALVVAPDTLTVQWLGELWRKYHQVFVLLDDERLEDVEREYGKGFNPFDAHDQVVVSLERLAASPRLVEQAIEAEIDLLVVDEAHHLRRKPGHPGNPAYRAVRQIADQGRHLLLLSATPLEEDAHGFFRLLQLLRPDEFPEDQSFDERLEKRTPLPPCTSATRRDDIGGLPPRRPQPVDWPGGDAWPATESLLAVAREGEPGNALERIRKIERIRLALDSPWALAQSVPAKNPLRAPAVKAGKCDGRLDWLVRNAGKWAGRGEKTLVFVSRRESLDAIRTEMSRQSQLRVGVFHEDLSAAQRDIEVAQFQLKSGPSMLVSTECGGEGRNFQFCTRLVLFDLPWNPMVVEQRIGRLDRIGRDRPVDIVYFRPPDGLARGVVELFEQLGLFEKPLGGLERELAGVADAIGDRALAGRDADSDKRFATLAKTAQVAWDRVQEAAYHELHRDPYDESLAQKILDRVPPDLEELTEDVLVAACGLLDLRLEPQRRASRYSFEYRKRSRVESLPGVPAGSSFLGTFEREVAVTDDNIDFFASGHPLVEGMMAHLEESPLGRVAVLDVADDEGTEGIGLAALYRTDDGFRAEAVDLGGKSRPEWASLLTRRPFRSRRIPRSSLTGQPGWPTLVRTLAPLLEAHGNPIAVAALRVSRRPERKSAAGDESGADQEVDQ from the coding sequence ATGTGGAAAGTTGGAGATCGAGTCCGGCACCGATTCAACCCTGAACTGGGCCCTGGGCTGGTGGAATCGGTCTCCGGGCGGACCATTTCCCTCTTTTTTCCCACAAGTGGGTCCCGCCTTCAGCTTGCGGCCTCAACCGACGCGCTCACCGAGTTGGTGCTCCGGGTCGGGGTCCGGGCCGCCCCGCTGGACGACGCCGACGGCGGGCCCGGCATCGTCATGGAGTTGACCGAGGACGGATTCGCGGTCCTCGACGACGGACGACGGATGGCGGCCGAGGGACTCTGGCCGATCCAGGTCGGCGACTCGCTCTTCGAACGGCTTGCCGTCGGCGATGTCGGACGGATGGATGCGTTCGCGATGCGTCTGGAGATGCTGCATCTCACATCCATCCGCGAGGCGGACGGCCTTGGGTCATTCCTCGGTGGACGCATTCAGCTTTTTCCGCACCAGCTCCATGTCGCGGAACGCGCCACCCAGGCGGATCCCGTTCGTTGGCTTCTTGCCGATGAGGTCGGCCTCGGAAAGACCGTCGAAGCCTGCCTGATCCTGAACTACCTTGTGCGCACGCGTCGCGCCGACCGTGCGCTCGTCGTGGCACCGGATACCTTGACCGTTCAATGGCTGGGCGAGTTGTGGCGCAAGTATCATCAGGTCTTCGTTCTTCTGGATGACGAGCGCCTGGAAGACGTGGAGCGAGAGTACGGCAAGGGCTTCAACCCGTTCGACGCCCACGATCAGGTCGTCGTCAGCCTTGAGCGACTTGCCGCGTCTCCGCGTCTCGTCGAACAGGCGATCGAGGCCGAGATCGATCTCCTGGTGGTCGACGAGGCCCATCACCTGCGACGAAAACCTGGACACCCCGGCAACCCCGCCTATCGAGCGGTTCGGCAGATCGCCGACCAGGGACGTCACCTGCTGCTCCTCAGCGCGACACCGCTCGAGGAAGATGCCCACGGCTTCTTTCGACTCCTGCAACTATTGCGACCCGATGAATTCCCCGAAGATCAGTCGTTCGACGAACGGCTGGAAAAACGAACGCCGCTGCCTCCGTGCACCAGCGCCACTCGGCGGGACGACATCGGCGGGCTACCCCCCCGCCGACCCCAGCCGGTCGACTGGCCGGGCGGCGACGCGTGGCCGGCGACGGAGTCGTTGCTTGCGGTCGCTCGCGAGGGCGAGCCGGGCAATGCCCTCGAGCGCATCAGAAAGATCGAGCGAATTCGTCTGGCCCTAGATTCCCCATGGGCTCTGGCGCAATCGGTACCCGCCAAGAACCCGTTGCGCGCCCCTGCGGTCAAGGCCGGAAAGTGTGACGGGCGACTCGACTGGCTCGTTCGCAATGCCGGCAAGTGGGCCGGTCGCGGCGAGAAGACACTGGTGTTCGTCAGCCGACGAGAGTCACTCGATGCGATCCGCACTGAGATGAGTCGACAGTCCCAGCTGCGAGTGGGCGTATTTCACGAAGACCTGTCCGCGGCCCAACGGGACATCGAGGTCGCACAGTTCCAGCTGAAGAGCGGTCCGTCCATGCTCGTCTCTACGGAGTGCGGCGGAGAGGGCCGAAACTTCCAGTTCTGCACGCGTCTCGTTCTCTTCGATCTGCCCTGGAATCCGATGGTCGTCGAACAACGGATCGGCCGCCTCGACCGAATCGGTCGAGACCGTCCGGTGGACATCGTCTATTTTCGTCCTCCGGACGGACTCGCGCGCGGCGTCGTCGAGTTGTTCGAGCAACTGGGTCTGTTCGAGAAACCACTGGGTGGGCTGGAACGTGAGTTGGCCGGTGTTGCCGATGCGATCGGCGACCGGGCCCTCGCAGGAAGAGATGCAGATAGCGACAAACGATTCGCGACTTTGGCGAAGACCGCCCAGGTGGCCTGGGATCGGGTGCAGGAGGCGGCGTATCACGAGCTCCATCGCGATCCATACGACGAGTCGCTCGCGCAGAAGATTCTCGATCGTGTCCCGCCGGATCTGGAGGAGTTGACGGAAGACGTCCTTGTTGCGGCGTGCGGGCTGCTCGATCTACGACTGGAGCCCCAACGGCGCGCATCGCGCTACTCCTTCGAGTATCGGAAGCGGTCCCGTGTCGAGTCCCTCCCCGGGGTCCCCGCCGGAAGCTCCTTTCTCGGAACGTTCGAGCGCGAGGTCGCTGTCACTGACGACAACATCGACTTCTTCGCGTCGGGACATCCCCTCGTCGAGGGAATGATGGCCCACCTCGAAGAGAGTCCCCTGGGGCGGGTCGCCGTCCTGGATGTTGCGGACGACGAGGGAACAGAAGGGATCGGCCTCGCGGCCCTATACCGGACGGACGACGGCTTCCGTGCGGAGGCCGTCGATCTGGGCGGCAAGTCGCGCCCGGAATGGGCGTCGCTCTTGACCCGCCGACCGTTTCGTAGCCGACGCATCCCGCGGAGCAGCCTCACCGGGCAGCCGGGTTGGCCGACACTCGTGCGAACGCTGGCACCGCTCCTCGAGGCCCATGGGAATCCAATCGCCGTCGCGGCGCTCCGGGTCTCCCGTCGCCCAGAGCGTAAGTCAGCCGCCGGTGATGAGAGCGGTGCAGACCAGGAAGTAGATCAGTAG
- the mgtE gene encoding magnesium transporter produces MESKTSVEQIQRMLSDRDFAGLRRLIVELESADIAEAIRELDLDDQVVVFRVLPREQASDCFEYLDASAQEGLIKGLAREQAAAILNDMSPDDRTALLEELPAAATKQALALLSPDERVVAQDLLGYPEDSIGRLMTPDYVTVRSDWTVAQSLDHIRRVGDDSETLNVIPVVNERGVLIDDLRVRQILLADLETRIDALTDGSFVALTANEDQETAVQVFKEYDRVAFPVTDSRGEILGIVTVDDVLDVAEEEATEDIQKIGGSEALDYPYLQVSFWELVRKRGGWLIALFLGQLLTLNAMEMFRDRLKFTVMMFVPLIISSGGNSGSQAATLVVRAMALEEVKLSDWFRVFRRELLFGMTLGVILAGIGFLRTFLDRFLGVALGSEWDTIGFAVGISLICVVMWGVLVGSMLPFVMQWLGVDPATSSTPFVATIVDVTGLLIYFLVCTALITGG; encoded by the coding sequence ATGGAGAGCAAGACAAGCGTCGAGCAGATCCAGCGAATGCTCTCGGATCGTGACTTCGCCGGCCTGCGTCGACTGATTGTCGAGCTCGAGAGCGCGGACATAGCGGAGGCGATTCGCGAACTGGATCTGGACGATCAGGTCGTCGTCTTCCGCGTCCTCCCACGCGAACAGGCTTCGGACTGTTTCGAATACCTCGACGCGAGCGCGCAGGAAGGCTTGATCAAGGGACTCGCCCGCGAGCAGGCAGCTGCGATTCTCAACGACATGTCTCCCGACGACCGAACGGCGCTCCTCGAGGAGTTGCCGGCGGCCGCGACCAAACAGGCGCTGGCATTGCTTTCTCCTGACGAGCGCGTCGTCGCGCAGGATCTTCTGGGCTATCCGGAGGACAGCATCGGGCGATTGATGACGCCGGACTACGTGACCGTCCGATCGGACTGGACGGTCGCCCAGTCCCTCGATCATATCCGTCGTGTCGGCGACGATAGTGAGACGCTTAACGTCATTCCGGTGGTCAACGAGCGTGGGGTTCTCATCGACGATTTGCGGGTTCGGCAGATCCTGCTCGCGGATCTCGAGACACGCATCGACGCTCTGACCGACGGAAGCTTCGTGGCGCTCACCGCCAACGAGGACCAGGAGACCGCCGTTCAGGTCTTCAAGGAATACGACAGGGTCGCATTCCCCGTCACCGACTCCCGCGGCGAGATACTGGGAATTGTCACCGTCGACGACGTCCTCGATGTCGCGGAAGAAGAAGCGACCGAGGATATCCAGAAGATCGGTGGTAGTGAGGCGCTGGACTATCCGTACCTACAGGTCTCGTTCTGGGAGCTGGTGCGCAAACGCGGTGGCTGGCTGATCGCGTTGTTCCTCGGCCAGCTGTTGACCCTCAACGCCATGGAAATGTTTCGCGATCGGCTGAAATTCACCGTGATGATGTTCGTGCCGTTGATCATCTCATCCGGTGGAAACAGCGGCTCCCAGGCGGCGACTCTGGTGGTTCGAGCGATGGCGCTCGAAGAGGTGAAACTGAGCGACTGGTTCCGGGTGTTTCGGCGCGAGTTGCTGTTCGGGATGACGCTTGGCGTGATCCTCGCCGGAATCGGTTTCCTGCGGACGTTCCTCGACCGATTCCTGGGTGTGGCGTTGGGTTCCGAGTGGGACACGATCGGGTTCGCCGTCGGCATCTCACTGATCTGCGTCGTCATGTGGGGCGTGCTTGTCGGCAGTATGTTGCCATTCGTCATGCAATGGCTCGGTGTGGATCCCGCGACCTCGTCGACGCCGTTCGTCGCGACGATCGTTGATGTCACCGGGCTACTGATCTACTTCCTGGTCTGCACCGCTCTCATCACCGGCGGCTGA
- a CDS encoding tetratricopeptide repeat protein, with product MRRLLNRMATLPTLICAVLLSLACGAAPDWDATNEAAKLAHSEGRLDEAREGFEEALEIAAGMEANDSRRVISLNNLGQFLRSQDRLDLAVPMFQRAAELREADPDVDRVELSADFGNLAGHLQRLGRLDEAMSYYERALAIQQDPDDGDPTQMGTTLNNMGMLAYMSNRLDAADDFYTRGMASMEASLLLDHPDVATVSNNLGQLRMAQGQIEEAEQYFERAIRIWSTNLGPDSDTVARCRGSRGEALRRLKRFDEAEEEHTRALRIFEAQSGADHPDVASSLNSIAVLARVTGRPEEAENNYRRAIEILEKATPNGSPDLGAARFNLARLLQERGKSSDAMILFEQAMITLESTLGPEHPNLIIVYTTYADMLVDAGQNERAATLRQRAESLR from the coding sequence ATGCGTCGATTGCTGAACCGAATGGCCACGTTGCCGACCCTCATCTGTGCCGTCCTGCTCTCGTTGGCATGCGGAGCGGCGCCCGACTGGGACGCGACCAACGAAGCCGCGAAGCTTGCGCACAGTGAGGGACGACTGGACGAGGCCCGCGAGGGTTTTGAAGAGGCCCTCGAGATCGCCGCGGGGATGGAGGCCAATGACTCGCGTCGAGTGATCAGCCTCAACAACCTCGGCCAGTTCCTCAGAAGTCAGGATCGGTTGGACCTGGCGGTCCCGATGTTCCAGCGCGCGGCCGAGTTGCGCGAAGCCGACCCGGACGTCGACCGCGTCGAATTGTCGGCGGACTTCGGCAATCTGGCAGGACACCTCCAACGTCTCGGTCGCCTGGACGAAGCGATGTCCTATTACGAGCGTGCGCTGGCGATTCAGCAAGATCCCGACGACGGCGATCCGACGCAGATGGGGACGACGCTCAACAACATGGGGATGCTGGCCTACATGTCCAATCGGCTCGACGCTGCCGATGACTTCTATACGCGTGGCATGGCGTCTATGGAGGCGTCACTCCTTCTCGATCATCCCGACGTCGCGACGGTCTCCAACAACCTGGGACAGCTGCGGATGGCCCAGGGTCAGATCGAGGAGGCGGAACAGTATTTCGAGCGCGCAATCCGAATCTGGTCCACCAATCTTGGCCCCGATTCGGACACCGTCGCCCGCTGCCGCGGCAGTCGCGGCGAGGCCCTTCGGCGGCTGAAACGTTTCGACGAGGCTGAAGAGGAACATACCCGCGCTCTCCGGATCTTCGAGGCGCAGTCGGGGGCGGATCACCCGGATGTCGCATCCTCCCTCAACAGCATCGCGGTCCTGGCCCGCGTTACGGGACGCCCCGAGGAGGCGGAGAACAACTACCGGCGAGCGATCGAGATCCTCGAGAAGGCGACCCCCAACGGCAGCCCCGATCTTGGTGCCGCACGCTTCAATCTTGCGCGACTTCTTCAGGAGCGGGGCAAGAGTAGCGACGCGATGATCCTGTTCGAACAGGCGATGATCACGCTGGAGTCCACGCTCGGGCCGGAGCATCCAAACCTGATCATCGTCTACACCACCTATGCCGACATGCTCGTCGACGCGGGCCAGAACGAACGCGCCGCGACCCTGCGTCAGCGAGCCGAGTCACTCCGCTGA
- the tilS gene encoding tRNA lysidine(34) synthetase TilS, with protein MASRVELGFRDAADRWLPRQTHLLAAVSGGADSVALAHLLQRFARRREWTVTIAHLDHGLRRGSATDRRFVKRLANELEFECVSTRRDVGALRRRDESLEEAARRVRREFLMETVDEIGADSVVTAHHRDDQAETVLMRLLRGVGPSSLRGIDPEGPGPFVRPLLQLERNQLRTWLTRNGWTWREDASNRDLRFDRNRVRRQLMPLLESSYNAQAADHLVRTAEQLRTDSAYLDRLATRAYRRIGSALSLDATALARQDPAVASRVAILALRDAGMDPRRITSRHVVSLLDLAQGCGGRSADLPGRIRAVRRGDRIRIARRRE; from the coding sequence GTGGCCAGTCGCGTCGAGCTGGGATTTCGCGACGCGGCCGATCGTTGGCTGCCACGGCAAACTCATCTGCTGGCCGCCGTCTCCGGCGGCGCAGATTCTGTGGCGCTCGCCCACCTTCTTCAGCGCTTCGCACGGCGTCGCGAATGGACCGTCACGATCGCTCACCTGGACCATGGCCTTCGCCGAGGATCGGCGACGGATCGAAGGTTCGTCAAGCGACTCGCAAACGAACTGGAATTCGAGTGCGTTTCGACGCGACGGGATGTCGGCGCGCTCCGAAGACGTGACGAGTCACTAGAGGAAGCGGCCCGACGCGTTCGACGCGAATTCCTCATGGAAACGGTGGATGAGATCGGTGCGGACTCCGTCGTCACCGCCCATCATCGTGATGACCAGGCAGAGACCGTTCTGATGCGTCTCCTCCGCGGAGTCGGCCCCTCATCGTTGCGCGGGATCGACCCCGAGGGGCCCGGCCCATTCGTCCGTCCCCTCCTTCAACTGGAGCGAAACCAACTTCGCACCTGGTTGACACGGAACGGGTGGACATGGCGCGAAGACGCCAGCAACCGAGATCTCCGTTTCGATCGCAACCGCGTACGTCGTCAGTTGATGCCACTCCTCGAGTCGTCCTACAACGCCCAGGCGGCAGACCATCTCGTGCGGACCGCCGAACAACTACGCACCGACTCCGCCTACCTCGACCGCCTGGCGACGCGTGCCTATCGACGGATCGGTAGTGCGCTCAGCCTCGATGCGACCGCTCTCGCCCGTCAGGATCCTGCAGTCGCCAGCCGGGTTGCGATCCTCGCACTACGAGACGCGGGAATGGATCCGCGACGGATTACCTCGCGACACGTCGTTTCGCTGCTCGACCTCGCTCAGGGCTGTGGAGGACGATCCGCGGACCTTCCCGGCCGAATTCGAGCGGTCAGACGTGGCGATCGAATTCGGATCGCACGACGCCGCGAGTAG
- a CDS encoding phosphoribosyltransferase family protein yields the protein MRLSSEILYSEEKIRQRVEAMSLAIAADTPEGDGLSVIALMDGAFMFCTDLVRRLPMPVHLAFPKVVSVARGGDPTGIELPEEFPVTGADVLVVEDILDTGQTLEALTRALAARRPGRLRLAVLLDKPARRRSAIRADYVGFASPDRWVVGYGLDFEGLYRNLPYISYVEPR from the coding sequence ATGCGACTCTCAAGCGAGATCCTCTACAGCGAGGAGAAGATCCGGCAGCGTGTCGAGGCGATGTCGTTGGCCATCGCCGCGGACACCCCGGAGGGTGACGGCCTCTCCGTCATCGCTCTGATGGACGGTGCATTCATGTTCTGCACGGACCTGGTCCGACGGCTACCGATGCCGGTCCATCTGGCGTTTCCGAAGGTCGTCTCGGTGGCCCGTGGGGGGGACCCGACCGGCATCGAACTCCCCGAGGAGTTCCCGGTGACGGGAGCCGATGTCCTGGTCGTCGAGGACATCCTGGATACCGGCCAGACCCTCGAGGCCCTGACCCGGGCCCTGGCCGCCCGTCGCCCGGGACGATTACGACTCGCCGTCCTGCTGGACAAGCCGGCTCGACGGCGCAGCGCGATCCGGGCGGACTATGTCGGTTTCGCCTCTCCGGACCGCTGGGTTGTCGGCTATGGATTGGATTTTGAGGGTCTTTACCGAAATCTTCCCTACATTTCATACGTTGAACCTAGATAG
- the ftsH gene encoding ATP-dependent zinc metalloprotease FtsH: MIWAAIIAVAFIGYRLFEAKSVSSQPMDESDFYLAVADGEIHEVRVTGDQFGYEIEGKFAKPRISRSGREIKSFKTYVVKDESLMSDLRERGVAIQAEPPANTGVFTSLLMWLPMLLFLGVWIFFMRQMQSGGNRALSFGKSRAKLTSAQGRKVTFKDVAGVEEAKEELAEIIEFLKEPQKFQRLGGKIPKGVLLMGPPGTGKTLLAKAIAGEANVPFFSISGSDFVEMFVGVGASRVRDLFDQGKKNAPCIVFIDEIDAVGRHRGAGLGGGHDEREQTLNQLLVEMDGFETNEGVILIAATNRPDVLDPALLRPGRFDRQVVVGLPDVRGREEIIKVHTRKIPLAKDVDARIVARGTPGFSGADLANLVNEAALFAARRNRKAVDQEDFEIAKDRVMMGAERRSMVLTDEEKRATAIHEAGHAIVAHFVPEADPLHKVTIIPRGRALGLTMQLPEDDRHTYSKRYLDSTIAVLMGGRVAEELLLDQLTTGAGNDFERATSTARRMVTEWGMSDRLGPLTFGAKEEQIFLGREISQHRDYSEETAIQIDNEVKRIITHGYNTAHKIIDDRRDALMRITDALLEREVLNAVELKALVEGRPLPEIELPVDDDEPVVAPDTSPETANDTQSDTGPGVLPEPGNQPA, from the coding sequence ATGATCTGGGCCGCGATTATCGCGGTGGCCTTCATCGGCTACCGACTATTCGAAGCGAAATCCGTCTCCAGCCAGCCGATGGACGAGTCCGACTTCTATCTCGCCGTCGCCGACGGCGAGATCCACGAAGTTCGAGTCACCGGCGACCAGTTCGGCTACGAGATCGAAGGCAAGTTCGCCAAGCCGCGGATCTCCCGCAGCGGTCGCGAGATCAAGTCTTTCAAGACCTACGTCGTCAAGGACGAGTCCCTGATGAGCGACCTCCGCGAGCGGGGCGTCGCCATCCAGGCCGAGCCACCGGCCAACACCGGTGTCTTTACCAGCCTCCTGATGTGGCTGCCGATGCTTCTGTTCCTGGGCGTCTGGATCTTCTTCATGCGTCAAATGCAGTCCGGTGGCAATCGTGCCCTCTCGTTCGGCAAGTCACGCGCCAAGCTAACCTCGGCCCAGGGCCGAAAGGTCACGTTCAAGGATGTGGCGGGCGTCGAGGAGGCCAAGGAAGAACTCGCCGAGATCATCGAGTTCCTCAAGGAACCCCAGAAGTTCCAACGACTGGGTGGCAAGATCCCGAAGGGCGTCCTGCTGATGGGGCCTCCCGGGACCGGCAAGACCCTGCTGGCCAAAGCCATCGCCGGCGAGGCCAACGTTCCGTTCTTCTCGATCTCCGGTTCGGATTTCGTCGAGATGTTCGTCGGTGTCGGGGCGTCCCGCGTCCGGGATCTCTTCGACCAGGGCAAGAAGAACGCTCCCTGCATCGTCTTCATCGATGAGATCGATGCGGTCGGGCGTCATCGTGGTGCCGGTCTCGGCGGCGGGCACGATGAGCGTGAACAGACGCTCAATCAGTTGCTGGTCGAGATGGACGGCTTCGAGACCAACGAAGGCGTGATCCTGATTGCCGCCACCAACCGACCCGATGTGCTGGATCCGGCATTGCTGCGACCCGGCCGATTCGATCGTCAGGTGGTCGTAGGGCTCCCCGATGTCCGCGGCCGTGAAGAGATCATCAAGGTCCACACTCGCAAGATCCCGCTGGCGAAGGACGTCGACGCGCGGATCGTCGCCCGAGGTACCCCGGGATTCAGCGGTGCCGACCTGGCCAACCTCGTCAACGAGGCGGCACTGTTTGCCGCCCGCCGCAATCGCAAGGCGGTCGACCAGGAAGACTTCGAGATCGCCAAGGATCGGGTCATGATGGGCGCCGAGCGCCGATCGATGGTGCTGACCGATGAAGAAAAACGTGCCACCGCGATCCACGAGGCCGGTCATGCCATCGTGGCCCACTTCGTTCCGGAAGCGGACCCGCTCCACAAGGTGACGATCATCCCCCGTGGACGCGCACTGGGTCTGACGATGCAGTTGCCCGAGGATGACCGGCACACCTACTCCAAGCGCTATCTCGACTCGACCATCGCCGTCCTCATGGGTGGCCGCGTGGCCGAAGAACTATTGCTGGATCAGTTGACGACCGGCGCCGGTAACGACTTCGAACGTGCCACCAGTACGGCTCGACGGATGGTGACCGAGTGGGGCATGTCGGATCGTCTCGGACCGTTGACCTTCGGCGCCAAGGAGGAACAGATCTTCCTGGGCCGCGAGATCAGTCAGCACCGTGACTACAGCGAAGAGACCGCAATCCAGATCGACAACGAGGTCAAACGGATCATCACCCACGGCTACAACACGGCCCACAAGATCATCGACGATCGTCGTGACGCGTTGATGCGGATCACCGACGCGCTCCTGGAGCGCGAGGTCCTCAACGCGGTAGAGCTGAAGGCCCTGGTCGAAGGGCGCCCTCTACCGGAGATCGAGCTCCCTGTAGACGATGACGAACCGGTCGTCGCGCCGGACACCTCGCCGGAAACGGCGAACGATACCCAGTCCGATACGGGTCCCGGTGTCCTGCCGGAACCGGGGAACCAGCCGGCCTGA